Proteins co-encoded in one Moritella sp. F3 genomic window:
- the murQ gene encoding N-acetylmuramic acid 6-phosphate etherase gives MDIKSLTSEQRNLASANLDQLSTLELVKLFNSEDEKVSHAIKLELPLIAAAIDVIAHAFQQNGRLIYIGAGTSGRLGVLDASECPPTFGVGHQQVQGIIAGGEAAMFKAQEGAEDDLNMAQIDLERIQLTPQDVVVGIAASGRTPYVIGGLSFANNVGCDTIAISCNNDAPISSIAKIAITPVVGAEVLTGSSRMKAGTAQKLVLNMLSTGAMVRTGKVYQNLMVDVKTSNEKLITRSENIIMDVTGVERERAKTLLIAANQHVKSAILMELNEVDYATASRQLADNQGFLRQALNQ, from the coding sequence ATGGATATAAAATCGCTTACTTCAGAACAAAGAAATTTAGCAAGTGCTAACCTGGATCAACTTTCAACATTAGAACTTGTTAAGCTATTCAACAGTGAAGATGAAAAAGTCAGTCACGCCATTAAACTCGAATTACCGCTAATTGCTGCCGCTATTGATGTTATTGCCCATGCATTTCAACAAAATGGTCGATTAATTTATATTGGCGCAGGGACGTCAGGCCGTTTAGGTGTGCTTGATGCCTCTGAATGTCCACCGACCTTTGGTGTTGGCCACCAGCAGGTACAAGGTATTATTGCCGGTGGTGAAGCGGCGATGTTTAAAGCACAAGAAGGCGCTGAAGACGATTTAAACATGGCACAGATCGACTTAGAGCGGATCCAATTAACCCCGCAAGATGTGGTGGTAGGTATCGCAGCATCTGGGCGCACGCCTTATGTGATCGGTGGTTTATCGTTTGCGAATAATGTAGGTTGTGACACGATTGCAATTAGCTGTAATAACGACGCCCCGATATCGAGTATCGCGAAGATTGCCATTACCCCCGTGGTTGGCGCTGAAGTCTTAACAGGCTCAAGCCGCATGAAAGCAGGCACTGCACAAAAGCTAGTGCTGAATATGCTCAGTACAGGCGCGATGGTCAGAACCGGAAAGGTGTATCAAAACCTGATGGTTGATGTGAAAACTTCGAATGAAAAACTAATCACCCGCAGTGAAAATATCATTATGGATGTGACGGGTGTAGAACGTGAACGCGCAAAAACACTATTAATTGCCGCGAATCAGCACGTGAAATCAGCTATCCTCATGGAATTAAATGAAGTTGATTATGCGACCGCAAGTCGACAGTTAGCGGATAACCAAGGTTTTTTACGCCAAGCATTAAATCAATAG
- a CDS encoding FKBP-type peptidyl-prolyl cis-trans isomerase yields the protein MTEHKTKLQENGLQITDIVIGDGKEAVKGALITTQYRGFLSDGTQFDSTYDKGKTFQCVIGTGRVIKGWDQGIMGMKVGGKRKLCVPSALAYGERSMGTVIPAHSDLSFEIELLEVLTRDD from the coding sequence ATGACTGAACACAAAACTAAACTACAAGAAAACGGACTACAAATAACAGACATCGTCATTGGTGATGGTAAAGAAGCGGTAAAAGGCGCGTTGATCACGACTCAATATCGTGGTTTTCTGAGCGATGGCACGCAATTCGATTCGACTTACGACAAAGGTAAAACGTTTCAATGTGTGATTGGTACTGGCCGTGTTATTAAAGGCTGGGATCAAGGCATTATGGGCATGAAGGTTGGCGGTAAACGTAAACTGTGTGTACCATCAGCATTAGCTTATGGTGAACGTAGCATGGGCACAGTGATCCCAGCGCATTCAGACCTTAGCTTTGAAATTGAATTACTTGAAGTACTCACACGCGACGATTAA
- a CDS encoding iron-containing alcohol dehydrogenase, with the protein MLHQTVIQIRGQVNKLVPIPLPKLIEGEGAITQTAQALAELGGVKPLIVTDAMLVKLGIAKHLTDALDAANIAYSLFDQVTPDPTLPLIANGWKQYKQDGCDSVIALGGGSPMDCAKAIAAAAVKNVDARKLVGLLRVRKALPPFVAIPTTAGTGSEATVVAVVTDPDKKQKFTIVDPSLVPAVAILDPLLMLGLPAKITAETGIDALTHAVESYIGYYATEQTKAYGYDAVKRIFENLPKAYADGSDIEARRQMSIASFNAGVAFTRASIGYVHAIAHQMGGYYHVPHGLANAVILPHILDFSFENALCRYAELAIAAGLASKEDTQVAAAHKFVAGVKALNKTLNIQADFPELKANDIPELAKRAVREAYCDYPVPKLMNRAQCEALLHKLVAV; encoded by the coding sequence ATGTTGCATCAAACTGTTATTCAAATCCGCGGGCAAGTCAATAAATTAGTGCCGATCCCACTGCCGAAGCTGATTGAAGGCGAAGGCGCTATCACGCAAACTGCACAGGCATTAGCAGAGCTAGGTGGCGTTAAACCACTGATTGTTACAGATGCAATGTTAGTCAAGTTAGGCATTGCTAAGCATTTAACTGACGCGTTAGATGCTGCAAATATTGCTTATTCACTGTTTGATCAAGTCACGCCAGATCCAACGTTACCGCTTATCGCCAATGGCTGGAAACAGTATAAGCAAGATGGCTGTGATAGTGTGATCGCATTAGGTGGTGGTTCACCAATGGATTGCGCAAAAGCGATTGCAGCAGCAGCCGTTAAAAATGTAGATGCGAGAAAGTTGGTTGGTCTATTACGTGTGCGTAAAGCATTACCCCCCTTTGTCGCGATTCCAACAACGGCAGGCACAGGTTCTGAAGCGACAGTTGTTGCTGTTGTGACTGACCCAGATAAAAAGCAAAAGTTTACCATCGTCGACCCAAGCTTAGTGCCAGCTGTTGCTATTCTAGATCCATTATTAATGCTTGGACTTCCGGCTAAAATTACCGCTGAAACAGGCATTGATGCATTAACACACGCGGTTGAATCATATATTGGTTATTATGCGACAGAGCAAACCAAAGCGTATGGTTATGATGCGGTGAAACGTATTTTTGAAAACTTGCCGAAAGCCTATGCTGATGGCAGTGATATTGAAGCACGACGCCAAATGTCGATTGCCAGTTTTAATGCTGGCGTTGCGTTTACTCGAGCTTCGATTGGTTATGTGCATGCGATTGCCCATCAAATGGGGGGTTATTATCATGTGCCACACGGACTTGCTAATGCTGTTATTTTACCGCACATCCTTGATTTTTCGTTCGAGAATGCATTGTGCCGTTATGCTGAATTAGCGATTGCAGCAGGATTAGCGAGTAAAGAAGATACGCAAGTTGCAGCAGCGCATAAGTTTGTTGCGGGTGTGAAAGCATTGAATAAAACATTAAATATTCAAGCCGACTTCCCAGAGCTTAAAGCGAATGATATTCCAGAACTTGCTAAACGTGCTGTACGTGAAGCATATTGTGATTACCCTGTGCCAAAATTGATGAATAGAGCACAGTGTGAAGCCTTATTGCATAAGCTAGTTGCTGTATAG